The bacterium genomic interval GCTTGCCGCCTTCGTAGGTCACCTCACCGCTCTTCACGGTGTAGACGTAGCCGTCGATCTGCTGGACGAGGCGCTGTCCCTTCGCCGGGAGGTCGTCGACCATCTCGGGCGCGTGGATGTGGAGCGCGTCGAAGTCGATCACGTTCAGGTCGGCGAGCATGCCCGGCGCGATCGTTCCGCGATCTTCCATGCCGTAGAAGCGAGCGGTCTTCTGGGTCTGCTGGTGGACGATCCACTCGACCGGGAAGCGCTCGCCCTTTTCGCGATCGCGGACCCAGTAGGTTAGCAGGAAGGTCGGCGTGCTGGCGTCGGTGATGAGCGCGCAGTGGGCGCCGCCGTCCGAGAGACTGAAGACCGCCTTCTCGTGCTGCATCATCGTGCGGATGTCCTCGAGGTCGCCGTTCGCGTACCCGAGGATCGGCATGTAGATGAACTCGCCGGCGAGCATCGTGTCGTAGGCGAACTCCGCGGGCGTGACCCCCGCCTCGGCCGCCTTTGCCGCGACCGAGTCCTCGGGGCCCGGCTCGTAGACCGGCGGCGTGCCGAGGGGATACATGCGATCGAAGGCGCCCGTCACGAGCGCGTTCATGCCGGGGACGTTCCCCGCGGCGGAGTCCTGCTCGAGGATCGCTTCGCGGACCTCGGGCTTGCGCAGCTCCGCGAGCCGTTCTTCCGACGAGAGCTCGAGGAGCGGGCGGAAGGCCGGCTTCAGGCGGAACGGGTGGAGTGAGCTGTCGAAGCCGAAGAGCAGGCCGGCGGGACGCTGGGCGACCTGGGGCGTCAGATGTCCGCCTTCGGCCGCGTCCTGGTCGACCGCTTGGAGCAGTCGCTTGAATTGGTCGGCGTCCATCGGATTCTGGAGGCACGCGAAGCTCACGGGCCGACCGGTCTCCTTGCCGAGCCGGCTCATCCAATCGAGCTCCTTGCCCTCCGGAGCGAGGTCGCTCGCGCACTCGAAGACGCCGTGGCCGACTTCACCGAGCGCGCGCCCGATCCCCATCAGCTCGTCGTCCTCCGCGTAGGTGCCCGGGACGACCTCGCCGTCCTTGGCGCGGTGGAGCATCGTGCGGGACGTCGAGAAGCCGAGGGCGCCTGCTTCGAGGCCCTCCTTCACGAGCCGCGACATCTCCTCGATCTCGCCGGGCTCGGCCTTCTCGTTCTTCGCGCCGCGCTCGCCCATCACGTAGGCGCGAACGGCGCCGTGGGGGATCTGGGTCGCGATGTCGACGGAGCGGGGCATCGCTTCGAGGGCGTCGAGGTACTCGGGGAAGCTCTCCCACTTCCAGTCGATGCCCTCGTGGAGCGCGGTGCCAGGGATGTCTTCCACGCCTTCCATCAGCTGGATCAGGAAGTCCTCCTGTCCCGGGCGGACTGGCGCGAAGCCGACGCCGCAGTTGCCCATCACGACCGTGGTCACGCCGTTCCATCCGCTGGGCGTGAGGTGCGGATCCCAGGTGGCCTGGCCGTCGTAGTGGGTGTGGATGTCGACCCAGCCGGGAGCGACGAGGAGGCCTTTCGCATCGAGCTCTCGGCGGGCTTCGCCGAGGTCCTCGCCCGCAGCAGCGACGGCGACGATCCGGTCGCCGTCGATGGCGATGTCGGCCTTGCGTGCGGGGGCGCCGGTGCCGTCGACGACGGTTCCGCCACGGATGATGAGGTCGTGCATGGGTGGGTCTCTCCGGGTGCAGGGTGGGGCGTCCGGCGGCGTGGCCTGCCGGCGCGGGGGATTCCGGGGTTCGATCTCGCCGCCGCAGAATATCAGAGCCTGCCGGGGGCGACGGACCTCCGGGTCAGTCGGCGGTCCGGTCGAGGACTACGCCTTCTTCTTCTTTTCGTAGGGCACCACGTCGAAGCCGGCCTGCTTCCAGCCGGCGAAGCCTCCGTCGAGATGGGCCGCGCGTTCGAGGCCCATCCTGGTCGCGATCTGGCAGGCGAGGGCGGACCGCCAGCCCATCGCGCAGTAGAAGACGAAGCGCTTGTCCTCCTGGAAGACCTCTCGGGCGTAGGGGCTCTCCGGCGCGATCCAGAACTCGAGCATGCCGCGCGGCATGTGGACGGCGCCAGGCAGGTGGCCCTCGCGCTGGAGCTCGCGGATGTCGCGCAGGTCGATCACGACCAGATCGTCGGAGCCGATTTCGGCTTGCAGTCCTTCCGCGTCGACCACGTCGATCTCGGCCTCCGCTTCCTTGATCAACGTCTCGAGCTTGACGCCCTCTCCGATCGTCACTCCGTTCTCCTTCGCCTCGGTGGATGGGGACTCGTCGCGGGCGGGTCGCGCCGCAGATCAGGAGCGTCGCGCGAGCTCGAGGATCTCGCCCGTCCAGGCGCCCGGGGCGATCCCGAGCTCACGTTGGAGGGTCTCGGTCGCCTCTTCGACGGCGCGAAGCGCACCCGCGCGATCGCCCGCGGCGAGCCGCGTGTTCGCGAGACGCCGCCAGGCGCCTTCGTCGTCGCGAGATCGGGCCACGAATTCCTCGGCGATCCGCAAGGCCAGCGCGGCCCCTCGCGAACCGGCTCCGGTGCCTTCGAGCAGCGCGTCGATCGTCTCGGCCGTTGCGAGCCGATGGAGCGCGTCGAGTGATCGGCGCAGCTCCACCACCCACTCGTCGAAGTGCTCGGCGAGCAGGTCGCCGCGCCGGAGCGAGCGCGCGCGCTCGAAGAGCCGCTCGCACTCCGACACGTCTGCGGCGCGTGCAGCCGACCGCATCCCGTCGACCGCGATCCGCCAGCGCGCCACGTCCCAGTCCTCGAGCGCTGCGTCGGCGAGCCCGATCCGTTCGCCGTCGAGGGTGAGGAGTCGACTCGGCGCCCCTTTCTTCCGTCGCGGTTCGAGGGCGTCCCTCAGCTTGCTCAGGGTCGCGCGCAGGTTGTTGCGGCCCTGGTCGCGGGTCGCGTCGGGCCAGAGGTCCGCCTCCACCCGCTCCCGTGGAAGCGCGCGCCCTTCGGCGCAGAGCAGCCGGACGAAGAGCCGCTGCGGATTGCGTCCTCGCCAGTCCGACGTCCCGAGCGTTCGGGGGCTCCGTTCGACTTCGAGACCGCCGAAGCTTCGGACCTTCAGATCGGACCGGTGGGTCGCGACCGAAGGCAGGCCGAGGATACGGAGGTCGCGGAGGTCGAGACCCTCGCTTCGGGCGCGCTCGACGGCCCAGCGGAGGAGCGGCGCGTCGATTTCTGGCGCGACGTCGACGAGTCGGGCGCCACGGTGGGCGCGCCACGCCATCGCGAGCTCCTCGCGCATGCGCTTCTTCTCACCCGCGAGCTCGGCCACCCGCGCGCGACAGGCGCCGACGGCGTGGGTGATCATCGGGAGCTCGACCCGGATCAGCTTGCGGCGTCTCGCGTCGATGGCCTGGAGCGCCTCCTTCGGGTGACCGAGCTCGGCCAGCACGAGTGCGGCGAGGGCGGCGCCACCGGACGACAGCGGTGCCGAAGAGAGCCGCGCGGACCAGGCGGCCTCGTCCTGGAGCAGCTCGAGCGCCGAGCGCGCCGCTTCCAGGGCCTCTTCCGTGCGTCCCGCGCGCTGGAGGGAGCGGGCGAGACGACCCTGGGAGGCGATCCGTGCTTCGAGCAGGTCGATGCGTTCCATCAGGGCGAGGGCATCGGCGAAGTGCTCCGCCGCCGCTTCGAAGGCATCCGCGCGGTGGGCGATCTGACCAAGAGCGGTCGCGCAGTGGCCGCGGTTGAGGGTCTGCCGTGCGCTCCGGAACATGCGGTCCGCTTCTTTCAGCGTCGCGCGGCAGTCGTCGAGATCGAGACCGCGCAAGCCGAGCACGCTGCAGCGCCGGGTCTGCATCGCGTAGTAGCCGGGCCCGTAGAGTCGCTGGGCCTCGTCCGCGCATCGTGCGTCGACCTCGTCGACGAGCTCGTCCCAGTCGCCTCGGGCGAACCGGATCGTCGAGCCGAGGAAGCCGATCCCGGCGCGTTCGCGGGGATGCTGCTCGCTCGCGTCGGCACGACGCAGCAGGCGCAACGCGAGTCGGTAGCGACCCGTGATGAAGGCCGCGTCGGCGAGGCCCATCGAGAGCATTCCCCGCATCCGTGGATGGCGGAGGACTCTCGAGAAGGTGACGGTTCGCCGGACGAGGTCGGCGATCGCGTCGGTCTGGTTCTCGTTGACGGCGACGATCGCGAGGGCGTGGAGCGTGTCTGCTTCGGCCTCGAACTCGTCGGCGCGCCGGTAGTGGTCGATCGCTTCGCGCAGTCGTTCGACGGCCTTCTTCGGGTCGCGTCCGCCCGCGATCACGCCCTCGAGTGCGAGCAGCTCGGGACGGTCGTCCTTGAGCGTGACGGGCAGGGCGGCGAGCGCTTCCTCGGCGAGATCGAAGAAGCCGCGGTCGACCCATCCGCGTCCCTCCCGGACGAAGAGATCGGCGATCCGGACGGTTCGGTCCCCGTGCTGGTAGACCGAGAGCGCGGCCATACCGCGATCCGCCGACTCGAGCAGCTCGCCGAGCCGGTCGTGGAGCGCTCCCCAATCGTCGTCGGAGAGGCGCGCTCGGAGGCGGAGCCGCATCCACTCGGCGATCAGCGGATGGAGCGCGAGCCG includes:
- a CDS encoding amidohydrolase family protein, which gives rise to MHDLIIRGGTVVDGTGAPARKADIAIDGDRIVAVAAAGEDLGEARRELDAKGLLVAPGWVDIHTHYDGQATWDPHLTPSGWNGVTTVVMGNCGVGFAPVRPGQEDFLIQLMEGVEDIPGTALHEGIDWKWESFPEYLDALEAMPRSVDIATQIPHGAVRAYVMGERGAKNEKAEPGEIEEMSRLVKEGLEAGALGFSTSRTMLHRAKDGEVVPGTYAEDDELMGIGRALGEVGHGVFECASDLAPEGKELDWMSRLGKETGRPVSFACLQNPMDADQFKRLLQAVDQDAAEGGHLTPQVAQRPAGLLFGFDSSLHPFRLKPAFRPLLELSSEERLAELRKPEVREAILEQDSAAGNVPGMNALVTGAFDRMYPLGTPPVYEPGPEDSVAAKAAEAGVTPAEFAYDTMLAGEFIYMPILGYANGDLEDIRTMMQHEKAVFSLSDGGAHCALITDASTPTFLLTYWVRDREKGERFPVEWIVHQQTQKTARFYGMEDRGTIAPGMLADLNVIDFDALHIHAPEMVDDLPAKGQRLVQQIDGYVYTVKSGEVTYEGGKPTGALPGHLVRGPQVAPTA
- a CDS encoding rhodanese-like domain-containing protein, whose translation is MTIGEGVKLETLIKEAEAEIDVVDAEGLQAEIGSDDLVVIDLRDIRELQREGHLPGAVHMPRGMLEFWIAPESPYAREVFQEDKRFVFYCAMGWRSALACQIATRMGLERAAHLDGGFAGWKQAGFDVVPYEKKKKA